A genomic window from Paenibacillus sp. FSL K6-0276 includes:
- the cobU gene encoding bifunctional adenosylcobinamide kinase/adenosylcobinamide-phosphate guanylyltransferase, giving the protein MSILVTGGARSGKSGFAEKLMQSLTDQAFYVATGQAFDDEMKERIALHQHQRLESGYAWETLEEPYDLPDLLKRLSGEKAVLVDCLTLWLSNVLLAMEGFTDRQELIESEITRLEDSVRSFQGNLILVTNEVGDGIVPEYALGRLYRDLAGRMNALLARQCEQVFLVTAGIPIELKSREYRL; this is encoded by the coding sequence ATGAGTATTCTTGTAACGGGAGGCGCACGTAGCGGGAAGAGTGGTTTTGCAGAAAAACTGATGCAATCACTGACAGATCAGGCCTTCTATGTAGCAACCGGACAGGCTTTTGACGATGAAATGAAGGAACGGATTGCTCTGCATCAGCATCAGCGTTTGGAAAGCGGATATGCTTGGGAGACGCTTGAAGAGCCCTATGATTTGCCAGATTTACTGAAGCGTTTATCTGGTGAAAAGGCGGTCCTCGTAGATTGCTTAACATTGTGGTTATCTAATGTACTGCTAGCAATGGAAGGATTTACGGATAGGCAAGAGTTGATTGAGAGCGAGATTACAAGACTTGAAGACAGTGTGCGTTCATTTCAAGGGAACCTCATTCTGGTCACTAATGAGGTTGGAGACGGTATTGTTCCGGAGTATGCGCTTGGCCGATTGTACCGTGATCTGGCAGGACGTATGAACGCGCTGCTTGCTCGGCAATGTGAGCAGGTTTTTCTAGTGACTGCTGGCATTCCAATTGAACTCAAGAGCAGGGAGTATCGTCTATGA
- a CDS encoding aminotransferase class I/II-fold pyridoxal phosphate-dependent enzyme, with translation MLNEWITPRVREIAPSGIRAFFDLSTGNQDIISLGVGEPDFVTPEHVRAACIRALNNGETMYTPNSGLLELREEIASYLHTSFNLHYEPTNEIMVTVGSSEAVDLALRAFITPGDEIIVPSPSYIAYSPITHLNGGVPVEVESSAEQGFKLTAEALRKVITPRSKILMVNFPTNPTGAVMSYEDWLPIAQIVKENNLLVISDEIYAELTYDSQHVSIASLPGMMERTIVISGFSKAFAMTGWRVGYACGNQELIAAMLKIHQYTAMCAPVLGQIAAIESLRNGMEHKEHMKQCFDERRKLLVSGFRSIGLPCHEPDGAFYAFPSIAHTGLKSEDFALQLLREVGVAAVPGHVFGAGGEGYIRCSYAASLQKLTEALERIEDFMKVKL, from the coding sequence ATGTTAAATGAGTGGATTACTCCGCGTGTACGTGAGATTGCTCCCTCGGGGATTCGGGCTTTTTTTGACCTAAGTACGGGGAATCAGGATATTATATCGCTTGGTGTAGGGGAGCCTGATTTTGTTACACCGGAGCATGTAAGAGCTGCCTGTATTCGTGCCTTGAATAATGGGGAAACGATGTATACACCAAATTCCGGTTTATTGGAGCTTAGAGAAGAGATCGCTTCTTATCTGCACACAAGCTTCAATCTCCACTATGAGCCAACTAACGAGATTATGGTTACGGTGGGAAGCAGTGAAGCCGTGGATTTGGCTTTGAGGGCCTTCATTACACCTGGGGATGAGATTATCGTCCCTTCTCCGAGTTATATCGCGTATTCGCCGATTACCCATTTGAACGGGGGGGTTCCGGTAGAGGTTGAATCTTCAGCCGAGCAGGGTTTTAAGCTTACTGCTGAAGCGTTGCGGAAGGTGATCACCCCTCGTTCCAAGATTCTTATGGTTAATTTTCCGACTAATCCTACAGGAGCAGTTATGTCTTACGAAGATTGGTTGCCAATTGCACAGATTGTAAAAGAGAATAACCTACTTGTCATTTCAGATGAAATTTATGCTGAGCTAACCTATGATAGTCAGCATGTCAGCATTGCCTCCCTTCCTGGGATGATGGAACGAACCATTGTCATTAGCGGCTTCTCCAAAGCATTCGCTATGACTGGCTGGAGAGTAGGTTATGCTTGCGGTAATCAGGAATTAATTGCTGCGATGCTGAAAATCCATCAGTACACTGCAATGTGTGCCCCGGTACTAGGTCAAATCGCTGCCATTGAATCACTGCGGAACGGTATGGAGCATAAGGAACACATGAAACAATGCTTCGATGAGCGAAGAAAGCTGCTGGTTAGTGGATTTCGATCTATCGGATTGCCTTGCCATGAACCGGATGGAGCGTTCTATGCTTTTCCTTCGATCGCTCATACCGGACTGAAATCAGAAGATTTCGCTTTGCAGCTGCTTCGGGAGGTCGGAGTCGCCGCGGTTCCGGGTCATGTGTTTGGAGCAGGTGGAGAAGGGTATATTCGCTGCTCTTATGCAGCATCCTTACAAAAATTAACGGAAGCGCTGGAGAGAATCGAAGACTTTATGAAAGTGAAGTTGTAA
- the cobS gene encoding adenosylcobinamide-GDP ribazoletransferase: MRERRNAAAAAFQFLSRFPVKSDPGFSPELLRRSVQFYPVVGAAIGLCVAAGAALTGLILPAWPAAVITLILWVGLTGGLHLDGWMDSADGLLSYRPRERILEIMKDSRVGAMGVLACVLLLLLKASLVAALIEGYAYYELPLLLLPAIWSRWYMVRAMVRYPIARGNEGLAASFAGLAPSHERRALAIAALLSLAAAAAPLALGAGLAAWPLHLAAALLLPAAALASGTVAARRISSRLGGLTGDVYGALNELLEAVLLLVLVLLQHNFM, encoded by the coding sequence ATGAGGGAGCGCAGGAATGCTGCCGCGGCTGCCTTTCAGTTTTTGTCTCGGTTTCCTGTAAAGAGTGATCCCGGATTTTCTCCTGAGCTCCTGCGCCGAAGTGTGCAGTTCTATCCCGTGGTGGGCGCAGCTATCGGACTGTGTGTAGCTGCTGGAGCAGCCTTGACTGGTCTTATTCTTCCGGCATGGCCAGCAGCTGTTATTACCCTCATTCTGTGGGTAGGCCTTACTGGCGGCCTGCATCTCGATGGCTGGATGGACAGCGCGGATGGTCTGCTAAGCTACCGACCGAGGGAGCGAATACTAGAGATTATGAAGGACAGCCGTGTGGGTGCGATGGGTGTACTCGCCTGCGTGCTGCTCTTGCTGTTAAAGGCCTCTTTAGTGGCAGCGCTAATCGAAGGCTACGCCTACTACGAGCTGCCACTGCTCTTGCTACCAGCGATCTGGAGCCGCTGGTACATGGTGCGGGCAATGGTGCGTTATCCCATTGCTCGAGGGAACGAGGGGCTGGCCGCGAGCTTCGCCGGCCTCGCTCCCTCGCATGAGCGGCGCGCGCTGGCGATAGCCGCACTGCTCTCGCTAGCCGCAGCCGCTGCGCCTCTGGCGCTCGGCGCGGGCTTAGCCGCGTGGCCGCTGCATCTGGCGGCAGCGTTATTGCTGCCGGCTGCGGCCTTGGCCAGCGGCACCGTGGCTGCGCGGCGGATTAGCAGCCGGCTCGGCGGGCTCACCGGCGATGTGTACGGCGCGCTGAACGAGCTGCTAGAGGCTGTGCTGCTACTCGTGTTAGTACTGCTCCAGCACAATTTCATGTGA
- a CDS encoding queuosine precursor transporter, producing MFNLLWGVLFVIVNFSFFLLCYRLFGKSGMYAWVGIATVIANIQVAKTIAMPFDIVMTLGNTMYVTLYMTSDLLNEKYGRAEARKAVWFGFFTLLMTTVIMQMVLVFKPQETDIAQSSLETIFGLMPRLALGSLTAYFISQFLDVRLYSWIRKYYSTSSQLWVRSNGSTMISSFVDTLIFCTIAFTGMYNWSVWLEILLTTYLAKFLLTAVGTPILYIARTFTFAEDGTPSSAQKKE from the coding sequence ATGTTTAATTTGTTGTGGGGAGTTTTATTTGTTATTGTCAATTTTTCCTTTTTTCTACTCTGTTACCGCCTGTTCGGCAAAAGTGGAATGTATGCCTGGGTGGGTATCGCTACTGTAATTGCTAACATTCAGGTAGCTAAGACGATTGCTATGCCATTTGATATTGTGATGACACTAGGAAATACGATGTATGTCACTTTGTATATGACCAGCGATTTGCTTAATGAGAAGTATGGAAGAGCAGAAGCACGTAAAGCGGTTTGGTTTGGTTTCTTCACCTTGCTTATGACGACAGTCATTATGCAGATGGTACTAGTATTTAAGCCGCAAGAGACCGATATCGCTCAGTCTTCTTTGGAGACGATCTTTGGGCTGATGCCTCGATTAGCGTTGGGTAGTCTTACTGCTTACTTCATTAGTCAGTTCCTTGATGTTCGGTTGTACTCCTGGATTCGCAAATATTACAGCACCTCAAGTCAGTTGTGGGTTCGTTCCAACGGCAGTACGATGATTAGCTCCTTTGTGGATACACTAATCTTCTGTACCATTGCATTTACTGGTATGTATAACTGGAGTGTGTGGCTTGAAATTTTGCTTACAACGTATCTAGCGAAATTCTTACTAACCGCAGTAGGCACACCTATCTTATATATCGCCCGAACTTTTACTTTTGCTGAAGATGGAACACCATCATCCGCTCAAAAGAAGGAATAA
- a CDS encoding YnfA family protein, with protein MVAAILLFIIAGLAEIGGGYLVWLWLRESRPLWYGLVGSLILICYGIIPTLQKFPSFGRVYAAYGGVFIVLAVLWGWLVDKKTPDVYDWVGAVICVIGVSVILWAPRH; from the coding sequence ATGGTTGCTGCCATTCTGCTATTTATAATTGCCGGCCTTGCTGAGATCGGAGGCGGATATTTAGTATGGTTATGGCTAAGAGAATCACGACCTCTCTGGTACGGTTTGGTAGGTTCTTTGATTCTGATTTGCTATGGCATTATCCCTACGTTGCAGAAGTTTCCGTCCTTCGGAAGAGTGTATGCAGCCTACGGCGGAGTGTTTATCGTGCTCGCTGTGTTATGGGGCTGGCTTGTAGACAAGAAGACACCCGACGTATATGACTGGGTCGGTGCTGTTATTTGTGTGATCGGAGTTTCGGTCATTCTTTGGGCGCCGAGACACTAA
- a CDS encoding histidine phosphatase family protein, with product MDLDWGLRLDMAIFPVEIELVLVRHGQTKWNVEHRYLGHTDLPLLPSVEEQLSKLQQLGRMFEKSENDKQEVGKQGCENYETRRAEVSDGFWRVFCSDLLRCRETLAYMAPSLEKVTVYDQRLREMNFGAWDGCTYEQLKDNSLYRSWIDDPSKITPPEGESWTQFDERLRSFLLDLGQAAETAIGHCAVMKNKGEVITNRALVVTHGGVIRNLLAQVVPDVTFYNAVAPSPGTAMVLKLRWQNRQWSATTSDVLGI from the coding sequence ATGGATTTGGATTGGGGGCTGAGGCTAGATATGGCGATTTTCCCTGTAGAAATCGAATTAGTGCTTGTCCGCCATGGGCAGACAAAGTGGAATGTTGAGCATCGCTACTTAGGACATACGGATCTTCCACTGCTTCCTAGTGTAGAAGAGCAGCTTTCTAAGCTTCAGCAGCTTGGACGGATGTTTGAAAAATCGGAAAATGATAAGCAAGAGGTTGGTAAACAAGGTTGTGAAAACTACGAAACTCGTCGGGCTGAGGTATCGGATGGTTTCTGGCGTGTGTTTTGCAGCGATTTGCTTAGATGTCGGGAGACCTTGGCTTATATGGCACCTTCGCTAGAGAAGGTAACTGTCTACGATCAGCGCCTCCGCGAAATGAATTTCGGAGCTTGGGATGGATGCACGTATGAGCAGTTGAAGGATAACTCGTTGTATAGAAGCTGGATTGATGATCCTTCCAAGATTACACCACCAGAAGGAGAATCTTGGACGCAATTCGATGAACGCCTGCGTAGCTTCCTGTTAGATCTGGGACAAGCGGCTGAGACTGCAATTGGACATTGTGCGGTCATGAAGAATAAAGGTGAGGTTATAACAAACAGGGCATTGGTGGTGACACATGGCGGTGTAATCAGGAATTTACTTGCGCAGGTGGTTCCAGATGTCACATTCTACAATGCAGTTGCACCTTCTCCAGGAACAGCAATGGTACTTAAACTACGCTGGCAAAATAGGCAATGGTCGGCTACTACGTCTGATGTTCTAGGAATATAA
- a CDS encoding D-alanine--D-alanine ligase: MKVGVIMGGVSSEYEVSMNSGREILKNLDPNKYEVTPIVITKREELIEQAKGIDIALLALHGAYGEDGTVQGTLETMGIPYTGSGVLSSSICMDKDLSKKLMRCSGVNTADWLCWDSMKDYSAEAVERIGYPVMVKPCSGGSSIGMEKVSSSEELLSAVQKAFACDQSILIESYIQGQEITCSILNGEMLPILGITSAHAEWFDYSAKYEDGGADERVIELPAEEYERVRDAALTCYKALKCSVYARVDMLIRDGIPYVLEVNTLPGMTKASLLPKSAQAAGYTFSGLLDEIISLSLTEKNPKEEVFSHVK, from the coding sequence ATGAAGGTAGGCGTAATTATGGGCGGGGTGTCCTCAGAGTATGAGGTTTCCATGAATAGTGGTAGAGAAATTTTGAAGAATCTAGATCCAAATAAATATGAAGTTACTCCAATAGTGATCACGAAGCGTGAAGAGCTTATTGAGCAGGCAAAAGGTATTGATATCGCGCTGCTTGCGCTTCATGGAGCTTACGGCGAGGACGGCACGGTTCAGGGAACGCTGGAGACGATGGGAATTCCGTATACGGGTAGTGGGGTTTTGTCTAGCAGCATTTGCATGGATAAAGATCTCTCCAAAAAGCTTATGCGCTGCTCAGGCGTCAATACGGCAGATTGGCTGTGCTGGGATAGTATGAAGGATTATTCGGCAGAAGCGGTAGAACGGATCGGATATCCTGTTATGGTGAAGCCGTGTTCAGGCGGTTCAAGTATCGGAATGGAGAAGGTGAGCAGTAGCGAGGAATTGCTGAGCGCAGTACAGAAAGCTTTTGCCTGTGATCAGTCGATTTTGATCGAGAGCTACATTCAAGGCCAGGAAATCACATGCTCCATTCTAAATGGAGAGATGCTACCTATTCTGGGGATTACCTCGGCACATGCGGAGTGGTTCGATTACAGCGCTAAGTACGAAGATGGCGGGGCAGACGAACGGGTCATTGAACTGCCAGCTGAGGAATATGAGCGCGTGCGTGATGCAGCCTTAACTTGCTACAAAGCACTAAAATGCAGTGTGTATGCACGGGTGGATATGCTCATCAGGGATGGCATTCCATATGTGCTGGAGGTGAACACGCTACCGGGCATGACGAAGGCGAGTCTTTTACCAAAAAGCGCGCAAGCAGCAGGTTACACCTTCAGCGGACTGTTGGACGAGATCATTTCCCTTTCCTTAACGGAAAAGAATCCGAAGGAAGAGGTGTTCAGCCATGTTAAATGA
- a CDS encoding biotin transporter BioY has protein sequence MKTKEMVFAALFAALIGALGMIPPIPLGFIPVPITAQTLGVMLAGCFLGKKTGALSLILFIVLVALGLPLLSGGRGGLSALVGPSAGYVFSMPVAAFCIGYATEKVWSSLKIWKIIAINFVFGVVLVSLIGAPVMALITHTSVWAGLVGAIVFLPGDCIKAIIAAFIALQLKAISPIEESVHNR, from the coding sequence ATGAAGACAAAAGAGATGGTATTTGCCGCGTTATTTGCTGCATTGATAGGGGCATTAGGCATGATACCACCTATTCCATTAGGCTTTATTCCAGTACCGATTACTGCACAGACCTTAGGTGTCATGTTAGCCGGCTGCTTTTTAGGAAAGAAGACGGGGGCACTTAGTTTGATTTTATTTATCGTATTAGTCGCTTTAGGTTTACCGTTATTGTCAGGTGGACGCGGAGGTCTATCAGCATTGGTGGGTCCTTCTGCAGGATATGTTTTTAGCATGCCAGTTGCCGCATTTTGCATCGGTTATGCCACAGAAAAGGTATGGTCTTCGTTAAAAATCTGGAAGATTATCGCTATTAACTTTGTTTTTGGGGTTGTTCTGGTTAGTTTAATAGGAGCGCCTGTGATGGCCCTTATCACGCACACCTCAGTCTGGGCCGGACTTGTGGGGGCGATTGTATTTTTACCGGGAGATTGTATAAAAGCTATCATTGCTGCCTTTATTGCTCTTCAACTAAAAGCTATCAGTCCGATCGAAGAGAGTGTACATAATCGGTAG
- a CDS encoding methyl-accepting chemotaxis protein produces the protein MFRFKHSISSRFTRLLFLVLLLTSLLLSISFYFISINIFNSYVMPQINQILTAASQDVYKNINVMHAQQALKKSEQAATNLEFYFQDKRKQHGVETIFLLNLKGKEAEVLTADHDAKLQRAEIVKVSSAMQQASKGKSSLSDIYRDAHGIHKTAYLGIPGSTMVIGISSDVSFIQEKQNSILWTSAGITLLTLIIGLTSAWFMSLRITRPISKLAAYSARLAEGDFTEELTIKGSDEVAQLSKSFQAMTLRLKEMIGHVLVTSNTVVADSNSLRERVEVLNEMADHSSSSVVEIGKGSTTIASSALDNSKAMEEINLGIQHIASAANEVTEQISEASAEASGGNEIAQSAVLQMRQVERASLQSLDQLQIMNERSVMIGEVVHSITEITKQIQMLSLNASIEAARAGEHGRGFAVVAGEVRRLSEQSRNANEQIRDFLLGLQEDMNRSVTEMNHVNSEVASGVGKVAEAGDAFNHLLILIQSINQNIQSVSAATQQISASTEEVSASVEETAQITSRSQESSDTLSENSDRQRTELEGHSETVQHLYEQAKKLQEAVQQFKI, from the coding sequence ATGTTTCGTTTCAAGCATTCGATCAGTAGCAGATTCACGCGTTTATTGTTTTTAGTTCTATTACTCACGTCTCTTTTGTTAAGTATCAGCTTCTACTTTATCTCCATCAATATCTTCAACAGCTATGTCATGCCACAAATAAACCAAATTCTAACTGCTGCTTCTCAGGACGTATATAAGAATATTAACGTAATGCATGCTCAGCAAGCACTAAAGAAGAGCGAACAAGCAGCCACTAATCTTGAATTCTATTTTCAGGATAAGAGGAAACAGCATGGGGTTGAGACTATTTTTCTGCTCAATCTAAAAGGGAAAGAAGCTGAGGTACTAACCGCAGATCATGATGCAAAATTGCAGCGGGCGGAAATTGTCAAGGTATCGTCTGCAATGCAACAAGCTTCTAAAGGAAAAAGCAGCCTAAGCGATATATACAGGGACGCACATGGCATACATAAGACAGCTTATCTCGGTATTCCCGGAAGTACGATGGTTATCGGAATAAGCAGTGACGTAAGCTTTATTCAAGAAAAACAAAACAGCATTCTGTGGACCAGTGCTGGAATTACACTGCTAACGCTGATCATAGGCCTAACTAGTGCTTGGTTTATGAGTTTGCGTATTACACGTCCAATCTCAAAACTTGCAGCTTATAGTGCCCGACTCGCAGAGGGAGATTTCACAGAGGAATTAACGATTAAAGGCAGTGATGAAGTAGCCCAACTGTCGAAAAGCTTCCAAGCGATGACCCTACGCCTAAAAGAAATGATCGGACATGTACTGGTAACCTCAAATACTGTGGTCGCTGATTCCAACTCCTTAAGGGAACGTGTAGAGGTCTTAAATGAAATGGCAGACCACTCTAGCTCATCTGTTGTAGAAATCGGCAAGGGTAGTACGACCATCGCCAGCAGCGCTCTTGATAACTCGAAAGCTATGGAAGAAATCAATTTAGGCATTCAGCATATAGCCTCAGCAGCAAATGAAGTCACAGAGCAGATCAGTGAAGCTTCCGCTGAGGCTAGCGGTGGTAATGAGATTGCTCAAAGTGCCGTTCTGCAAATGCGCCAGGTTGAACGTGCCTCCCTGCAGTCACTGGATCAATTACAAATTATGAACGAACGTTCAGTAATGATCGGAGAAGTCGTTCATAGTATTACTGAAATTACGAAACAAATCCAAATGCTGTCGCTGAATGCATCGATCGAAGCAGCTCGCGCAGGAGAACATGGACGCGGCTTTGCTGTTGTTGCAGGAGAAGTACGCAGACTATCCGAACAATCTCGTAATGCGAATGAGCAGATCCGCGACTTCTTGCTCGGTCTTCAGGAAGATATGAATCGTTCCGTTACCGAGATGAACCACGTGAATTCTGAGGTAGCCTCCGGTGTTGGCAAGGTGGCAGAAGCGGGCGATGCCTTTAATCACCTGCTGATTCTTATCCAGAGCATCAATCAGAATATTCAATCTGTATCTGCGGCTACCCAGCAAATTTCAGCTAGTACAGAAGAGGTCAGCGCTTCCGTGGAGGAAACCGCACAAATCACTTCAAGGTCCCAAGAAAGTTCGGATACACTATCCGAGAACTCAGATCGCCAGCGTACTGAACTTGAAGGACATTCAGAAACCGTGCAACATCTATATGAGCAAGCTAAGAAGCTTCAGGAAGCTGTGCAACAATTTAAGATCTAA
- a CDS encoding PLP-dependent aminotransferase family protein, translating into MFKDFKLIAGRPVYIQIKDYMKHLIIKGGLQGNQKLPSTRELSTLLKVSRNSVISAYAGLEDDGFAYAVQGQGSYVAPTPPGSETISSWTMDWKTRINDHARLAEDLDIMKRGIRAEKGTISFTSIAPDESLFDLDNVKRSFMDRMSVEGNVLLNYGYAKGYKPLIDYLKQYMEHKGVEMKGKDILITNGFTEGFDIVLSALSKKNGSVICENPTHHTAIKNLKLNGFEITGIPMERDGIDLGELEKALQQQAFDCAYLVPSYHNPTGIVMSPEKRQGLMKLMNRYQIPVIEDGFNEELRYSGSHVAPLIAAAGSGNSVIYLGSFSKVLFPGLRVGWVLADQELIYSLESVKRARTIHTSTLDQSILYQYLLGGHLEKYLKKARAEYKRKYELTLQCCKEFIPYTALSGDGGLHLFVTFAEGFNTRTLLAACHEQGVIFTAGDIFFTDGKGQNTIRIGFSRVTDEDIRKGIEIIGRTARQLMG; encoded by the coding sequence ATGTTTAAGGATTTTAAGCTCATAGCCGGACGGCCGGTGTATATACAAATTAAAGACTATATGAAGCACTTGATTATAAAAGGCGGTCTGCAAGGCAACCAAAAGCTGCCCTCCACAAGAGAGCTCAGCACACTACTTAAGGTTAGCCGCAACTCAGTGATCTCTGCTTATGCAGGTCTTGAGGATGATGGGTTTGCTTATGCCGTGCAGGGGCAAGGCAGTTATGTTGCGCCTACACCTCCCGGCAGTGAAACAATCTCTTCCTGGACGATGGACTGGAAGACGCGTATCAACGATCATGCGCGGCTGGCGGAGGATCTGGATATCATGAAGCGCGGCATACGAGCGGAGAAGGGAACGATCTCCTTCACGAGCATCGCACCCGATGAAAGTCTTTTTGATTTAGATAATGTGAAACGCTCCTTTATGGATCGTATGTCGGTGGAAGGCAACGTCTTACTAAATTATGGATATGCCAAAGGGTATAAGCCTTTAATAGACTATTTGAAGCAGTATATGGAGCACAAGGGCGTTGAAATGAAAGGCAAAGATATATTAATCACCAATGGCTTTACAGAGGGATTCGATATTGTATTGTCTGCACTTAGCAAAAAGAATGGTTCGGTAATTTGTGAGAATCCGACGCATCATACGGCGATCAAAAATCTGAAGCTGAACGGCTTTGAGATCACCGGAATTCCTATGGAGCGTGATGGGATTGATCTAGGTGAGCTGGAAAAAGCATTGCAGCAGCAAGCTTTTGACTGTGCATACTTGGTCCCTTCTTATCATAATCCGACCGGCATTGTAATGTCCCCCGAAAAAAGACAGGGGTTAATGAAGCTAATGAATCGGTACCAAATACCGGTGATCGAGGATGGTTTTAACGAGGAATTACGATATTCGGGCTCACATGTGGCTCCACTAATCGCAGCGGCGGGTAGCGGCAACAGTGTGATCTATCTCGGTAGTTTCTCAAAGGTATTATTTCCGGGACTACGCGTAGGTTGGGTGCTGGCGGATCAGGAGTTGATCTATTCCCTCGAAAGCGTCAAGCGCGCCCGTACTATTCATACCTCGACGCTGGATCAATCCATTTTGTATCAGTATTTATTGGGTGGCCATTTAGAGAAGTATTTGAAAAAAGCTAGAGCAGAATATAAACGCAAATATGAATTAACCCTGCAATGCTGTAAGGAGTTTATTCCCTATACGGCGCTGTCAGGGGATGGTGGATTGCATCTTTTTGTAACTTTCGCGGAGGGCTTTAATACAAGGACGCTGTTGGCGGCCTGTCATGAGCAAGGGGTTATTTTTACAGCAGGAGATATATTCTTCACAGACGGTAAGGGTCAAAATACGATACGGATCGGTTTCTCCAGAGTGACGGATGAGGATATCCGCAAGGGGATCGAGATTATTGGTAGAACAGCACGACAACTAATGGGATAA
- the cobT gene encoding nicotinate-nucleotide--dimethylbenzimidazole phosphoribosyltransferase, producing MISTIQEVIKRITPADEQSFLKAEHRLNILTKPPGSLGQLETLAVKLAGISGMEQPSFTKRTVVVMAADHGVCCEAVSAFPQEVTIQMAYNFLSGGAAVNVLARQAGAEVKFVDIGINGDLSHEDLIDRKVRRGTDNMAVGPAMSHEEAMSAVLVGIRVAQEAIENGTEIFITGEMGIGNTTASAAILCALKGIAPEAAVGRGTGIDDERLLHKIAVVERALKVNQPNPADPLDVLSKVGGLEIAGLTGLILGAAAARIPVILDGFISGAAALVAKTLAPESMAYMIGSHLSGEQGHKLMLEQLGLEPLFNLGLRLGEGTGGVLSLHLIEAICRILSEMATFESAGLSGAGKQ from the coding sequence ATGATTTCAACTATTCAAGAAGTAATTAAACGAATCACACCGGCTGATGAACAGTCTTTCCTAAAGGCGGAACACCGCTTGAACATTCTAACCAAACCACCGGGCAGTTTGGGACAATTGGAGACTCTGGCCGTTAAGCTCGCTGGAATTTCGGGTATGGAGCAGCCTAGTTTCACCAAACGAACGGTAGTTGTGATGGCTGCCGATCACGGTGTATGCTGTGAGGCAGTTAGCGCATTTCCACAGGAAGTCACAATACAGATGGCCTATAATTTTCTCAGCGGAGGAGCGGCTGTGAATGTACTGGCACGCCAAGCTGGGGCTGAGGTAAAGTTCGTAGATATCGGTATTAACGGCGATCTTAGTCATGAAGATCTGATTGATCGTAAAGTGCGCCGGGGAACGGATAATATGGCTGTGGGACCTGCGATGAGTCATGAGGAAGCGATGAGTGCTGTGCTTGTAGGTATAAGAGTCGCACAAGAAGCGATTGAGAACGGGACGGAGATTTTTATTACAGGTGAAATGGGCATAGGAAATACAACGGCTAGTGCTGCCATTCTGTGTGCTCTAAAAGGAATAGCACCTGAAGCAGCCGTCGGAAGAGGAACGGGCATTGATGATGAACGTTTACTACATAAAATTGCAGTTGTGGAACGCGCTTTAAAGGTGAATCAACCGAATCCGGCAGATCCGCTGGATGTATTATCCAAAGTAGGTGGACTGGAAATCGCCGGTTTGACCGGTCTGATTCTTGGAGCAGCCGCTGCCAGGATACCTGTCATTTTGGATGGTTTTATTTCGGGTGCGGCAGCTCTTGTGGCGAAGACACTTGCGCCAGAATCCATGGCCTATATGATAGGCTCCCATTTATCAGGAGAACAGGGACATAAGCTGATGCTGGAGCAGCTTGGGCTTGAACCGTTGTTTAACCTTGGTCTTCGTTTGGGAGAGGGAACTGGGGGCGTATTGTCTCTTCATTTAATTGAGGCGATATGCCGCATTTTGAGCGAAATGGCCACCTTTGAAAGTGCTGGCCTTTCTGGAGCTGGGAAACAATGA